In Desulfosporosinus sp. Sb-LF, the following are encoded in one genomic region:
- the atpF gene encoding F0F1 ATP synthase subunit B: MGGNPIQFDYTVVATVLSFLLLVWLLSKKAWGPLMKMMEERRTHIESMLSQAENERQQAEQIKHEYQEEMRKARQEAQEVIAKATKVSEARAAEILAESHVEAEKIKKSALVDIERERDRAISEVKAQVADLSVLVAEKIIRQKLDMKSQGQLIEQFIQEVGDMQ, from the coding sequence TTGGGTGGGAATCCTATTCAATTTGACTATACGGTAGTGGCTACGGTCTTATCTTTCCTGTTGCTCGTTTGGTTGCTTAGTAAAAAGGCATGGGGTCCGTTAATGAAAATGATGGAAGAACGTCGGACTCACATTGAATCCATGCTTTCTCAGGCAGAAAATGAACGACAACAGGCTGAGCAAATAAAACATGAATATCAAGAAGAAATGCGCAAAGCTCGTCAGGAAGCCCAAGAAGTAATTGCTAAGGCGACCAAAGTTAGTGAAGCGCGTGCGGCTGAAATTTTAGCTGAATCCCATGTCGAAGCTGAAAAAATCAAGAAATCTGCCCTTGTGGATATTGAACGCGAACGCGATCGGGCAATTTCTGAGGTTAAAGCTCAAGTGGCTGATTTGTCAGTCTTAGTTGCTGAAAAGATTATTCGACAAAAGCTTGACATGAAGAGCCAAGGACAGCTCATTGAGCAATTCATTCAAGAAGTAGGGGATATGCAATGA
- the atpE gene encoding F0F1 ATP synthase subunit C gives MDVSAAAALGAGIAAGLAALGASIGNGNVISKTVEGIARQPEAKATLQATMFIGVGLIEALPLLSWVVALLLMFTK, from the coding sequence ATGGACGTATCTGCTGCTGCTGCACTTGGTGCAGGGATTGCTGCTGGATTAGCAGCTCTTGGAGCATCAATTGGTAATGGTAATGTTATTAGTAAAACGGTGGAGGGCATTGCTCGCCAACCAGAGGCTAAAGCAACTTTACAAGCTACCATGTTTATTGGTGTTGGTTTGATCGAGGCTTTGCCACTCCTTAGCTGGGTTGTTGCCCTGCTGCTCATGTTTACAAAGTAA